A region of the Gemmatimonas sp. UBA7669 genome:
AGGACGCGCCCGCTCGAGTGGCCAGTCGCGGCGCCAGACCAGACTGCTGCTTTCGAACGACGCGAGCGCAATCGACAACTCGCTCGCGTCGGGTACATGCCACTCAACAGCAGAGATGCGCTCCGCTTGCGCCACCGACCCGTAGACCGGCTCCGCGCGGAGCGTGAGGCCTGCGCGGTCGGTGAACATCTGCACACGCCAGAGCGCGCCGGTTCCGAAGGGCTGCTGCACGCCACGGGAGAGAAATACGAGGGTGTCCGCCGCCGGGCCACGGCGCAAGGCAAACAGCGCCTCGTCCACCTGTTGGGCGGGCGGCGCGTGACGCAGCAAGTCCTGCAGCGCGTCCTGCATCTGCCGTGTGGGCTCCGTGCGACTCTGAAAATCGGCAACACGCGTTGAGGCCTGACGCGCGGCGTGCAAGGCGGCGCCCGCCACGGTGGCCGCCACGGCCGTGAGCGTGAGGGCCAGCAGTACCTCAAGCAGCGTGAAACCGCCACGGGATAGTGAACGCGCGGGCATCACGGTTGTCCCCGTGATGTGGCAGATGAAAACGCGGGAGCGCGTGGTACCAACCGTGTGAGCTGCATCACGCGGCCACCGGCCGTTTCCACACGCACCGTGACGCGTTCAATGGGCAGGGGTGTGGACGCTGCCCAGGCGGGACGATACGGCAGGCGCGAAGTGTGCTGCGCCGAGTGCATGCGCGGTTCCGTCTGAACCGACTGCGGCACGTCCGACACCTCGACACGCAGTGCAATGGCCGTGAGCGCTGATTCTGCCTGTTGCAGGGCCATCGTGCGCTGCTCCGCACGCTGCTGCAACACGAGCGCACGCTGGGTACCCTCGAGGCAGGCA
Encoded here:
- a CDS encoding prepilin-type N-terminal cleavage/methylation domain-containing protein; this encodes MPARSLSRGGFTLLEVLLALTLTAVAATVAGAALHAARQASTRVADFQSRTEPTRQMQDALQDLLRHAPPAQQVDEALFALRRGPAADTLVFLSRGVQQPFGTGALWRVQMFTDRAGLTLRAEPVYGSVAQAERISAVEWHVPDASELSIALASFESSSLVWRRDWPLERARPAGVRFSWRAANGEPVEQLISLLPLAEAAP